AAGTAGAATAGGACTAATTAAGTAAATATGTGTACAAAATGGATAAGTCGACTGAATCTCTTGAGTCTTgattttatttagaataaaaagtgatatggagtagctttTTCCATTAAGGAGTAGAGGATGTATCCTGGTCATTTTTAGAGTTAGTTGAACATAATAGGTTTGATTTCGGATTTGTGCTACCCTATTGGTTAGTATCAAAATGTCATATGCCTTTTGTTTTAATCTTCACCATTCATGAAAAATAGCCCTATTTGATCTTCTCACTCTTCTAATATAAGAGAATTAATAATTGGAGAGCATTTCCATAAAGACactaaaaatgtctttttttttaagatgtTTATATGTATCATAATATTATTGGACATTTTTATTAAActgattaagaatttattttttaataaaccaaaacaaaatTGGTTTATGATAGCAATATAATAAACTTAATTGTCAGCACTATAATTATTAGACCCGATTTGATTCGATCGATTTACACAATCTAAACCGAatcatgtttaattttttttataaaaaaacaaatatatctctgatttttgtttaaaaaataaaaataaaaaaaatcataatccaGTGGATTATATAAATTGGTCGGTTCGACCGGATCAGATAACAATTGGGTTTATTGtaattgttataaaaaaatcgattttattctaatttattaaaaaattaaaaaataatctacTAATAcatccaataataataatacgaTAGATAAGTGTCTTTATAAAAAAACGTTTTACACGTCTTTATATGAGCATTCTCCTTAATAATTTCTTTCATTTAAAGCCTTTTTTTAGCATTTTTCAttctttattttgttgtttacagttttaaagtttttaatcaaaaaataataataataataataataataataataataataataataataataataataatataaaaaaactaataaagtTTTTACGATCATATATTATTACAAAAACATCACAAATATGCACgttaaatataaaagaaatatttataaaatattttatttattttatgtttgaataaataattatattatgtgtatattaaaattagttattattataaaataaatattaaatgataaattaaaatatatatatttatatataaatatatgatagttaatttttttattcatataaatattttttttgaataaaattaaatgtcCAAACCTCCACGGTGTcattttcattcttgtttcattttatataatattatggTATGTATAAAAAGGGAAAGCGGTTTATAAATGTCAATTATTCAACCTCTCTGCTGTTCTACCAACTATAGCCAATATTTTAGGAGCACATAATGCACGTTAGTAgctgtttttttctttttttttttggttctttttttttcgtcaAATCATCATGGGAACAAATTTGTTTAACCTTTTTTAACTGTCATGTATGATTGAAATAAGGATATGAATGTGATCATGTTTCTCAAGATCTCAACCATCTCTGTCATTTTATCTGGCCCGTttcttttatataataataataattataactaATATTAACTTGGCAAACAAAAAAATCCCTTAAGATCAGATTCCATTAGTTAATATTATTCAATTAGCACCAACACCAGCACAACAAAGGGAAGGTGTGGCTCCCTCCACCTAATGATAATTGATCTCTTTAGTAAAAGACACGGTAGGTAATACATATGAGTCATCATGACTAATTGACTATAAATCTCGTGCATTATCCtactatataatttttttatccaaacaataataatatttgtacTAATTTTGGTgaaatgttttttttaaatcttacaATCGAAAATTATTAAGTTatgtataataaatttattttttttctgttaaacaaaagaaataaaataaaaataaacatataaaatgaaatctaaaataatataaaaaagattttaaaattagtaaaatttattatttttatcaaataattttaactattaatctaatattttttaatttaacaaattaataatatatatttcttctatatttttaaatattattattattgtctaaaatcaattaattctacTAATTCTGTAGTATTTCTCATAGTATAAATATCATTTTCCACCCTCCGGTCTCTTTGTCACCACCTTTGCTTCCCTTTACTCTGAAGCAAATTCAGAGTTCCAACGCGTGTTAATCTGCATACAAATGCCCGAATTCCATCTTTAAATTAAACTGACATCTACCAACCCTTAACTTAAAAGACGTTCCTGCTCTGGCCATCGTAAACCCAACCCCCGCCGGGCCGCCGCCGGACACGTTGGCTCGTTAAGTTATAGTTGTATCCATAAATTGAAGCATGAGATCCAAAACGCAATTCACAGGCACTTTGAAGGTATCACTTCTGTGCCTTGGATTTTTGGTCCTCTTCGTGTTGATATTCCGGTCAACCATATCCTCCTTCAATTCATCAAAGTCAAACACAAGAAGAGCTAGCTCTGCTACAGAAGAAGCGCAAGGCAGAGAAGCAGAGAGCGCAACAGTGGCGTGCCCGTCAGTGGCGCCATTGACTCCGACATGCAGCAAAGCCCCTCCATCTCTGGCGAATGCCGTGATCCACTACGCGACGACGAATATCACCCCTCAGCAGACCCTCCAGGAGATCTCAGTGTCAGCCAGAGTCCTGCAGAAGAAATCACCCTGCAACTTCCTCGTGTTCGGCCTGGGCCACGACAGCCTCATGTGGACGTCCCTCAACTACGGCGGGCGCACCGTGTTCCTGGAGGAGGACAAGGCCTGGATCGACCAAGTCCAGCAGAGGATTCCCGGCTTGGAGTCGTACCACGTGGCCTATGTCACCAAGGTCCACCAGGCGGACGATCTCATCAAGATTGGAATGGAGGAGGATGAGTGCAAGAAGGTCAGCGACCCCAGGTTCTCCAAGTGCCAGCTGGCACACAAAGGCTTTCCGAGCGAGGTTTACGACATTGAGTGGGATGTGATCATGGTGGATGCACCCACGGGCTACTTCGAAGGGGCGCCTGGCAGGATGAGCGCCATCTACACGGCTGGCTTGATTGCCAGGAACAAGGAGCAGGGGGAGACCGACGTCTTTGTCCACGACGTTGACAGGAAGGTCGAGGACACCTTCTCCAAAGCCTTCCTCTGCCAAGGCTATCTCAGGGAGCAGCAAGGACGGATCAGACACTTCACCATCCCTAGCCATAAGGCTCGTTTGGGCAGACCCTTTTGCCCCTCCTGAGTCCTGATACCTTTTGCAAT
The genomic region above belongs to Arachis stenosperma cultivar V10309 chromosome 5, arast.V10309.gnm1.PFL2, whole genome shotgun sequence and contains:
- the LOC130982139 gene encoding glucuronoxylan 4-O-methyltransferase 3-like translates to MRSKTQFTGTLKVSLLCLGFLVLFVLIFRSTISSFNSSKSNTRRASSATEEAQGREAESATVACPSVAPLTPTCSKAPPSLANAVIHYATTNITPQQTLQEISVSARVLQKKSPCNFLVFGLGHDSLMWTSLNYGGRTVFLEEDKAWIDQVQQRIPGLESYHVAYVTKVHQADDLIKIGMEEDECKKVSDPRFSKCQLAHKGFPSEVYDIEWDVIMVDAPTGYFEGAPGRMSAIYTAGLIARNKEQGETDVFVHDVDRKVEDTFSKAFLCQGYLREQQGRIRHFTIPSHKARLGRPFCPS